In Gracilimonas sp., a single window of DNA contains:
- a CDS encoding glycogen-binding domain-containing protein: MKSKILTMLCLAYLLPLSALSQDLQTTVTSEFRVGYSSNTYLNPFFSEWDRTYSSGYGLSATFGQLFWDKNRHKFELNGGYVFEPFFSDQSTWHGHLAYARYIGKISSKLQAGLNIGTSGFQSDFDRNLHWVHPYITWFPSSFTSIHFKAGSNFREYVGFQDSLNINNRLDSYALEMESWIGFRWQLKAGIYGNLENLPAIQNGISTSFSLGHLFVNGSRITSELQFINYNSEFTTTIDQGGGPGGPFGPPGSTTETQSINDQIWRVKLEGSYPVSSSVSAFISAERSLYQSSSISDGIADIQVSGGIRFSLTPNLNASRKQIVDPIWTKEADQYTVSIKYRGNGNLYLVGDFNNWEKPGIPLREESKNTYKTNLKMEPGVYEYRVLVINGSDEKWLKFSNSTSTVKDGFGGTNALKIVE, from the coding sequence ATGAAATCAAAGATTTTAACTATGTTATGTTTAGCTTATTTACTGCCTTTGTCTGCCCTGTCTCAAGACTTGCAGACTACAGTTACCTCTGAATTCAGGGTTGGGTATTCTTCAAACACCTATCTTAACCCTTTTTTCTCAGAATGGGATCGTACCTATAGTTCAGGATATGGTCTTTCCGCGACTTTTGGACAACTTTTTTGGGACAAAAACCGACATAAGTTTGAACTAAATGGAGGCTATGTATTTGAACCTTTTTTTAGTGACCAATCTACCTGGCATGGACATCTTGCGTATGCCCGGTATATAGGAAAAATCAGCTCAAAATTACAAGCAGGCCTAAATATAGGTACCAGTGGCTTTCAGTCTGATTTTGACAGAAATCTTCACTGGGTACACCCATATATAACCTGGTTTCCATCATCTTTTACATCCATACATTTTAAAGCCGGATCTAATTTTAGAGAGTACGTAGGTTTTCAAGACAGTCTTAATATCAATAATCGCTTAGACTCTTATGCTTTGGAGATGGAGTCATGGATCGGGTTCCGATGGCAATTGAAGGCCGGAATTTATGGGAATCTTGAAAATTTACCTGCTATCCAAAATGGGATTTCAACATCGTTTTCACTTGGACACTTATTTGTTAATGGGAGCAGAATAACTTCTGAATTACAGTTTATAAATTATAATTCAGAATTTACTACCACTATTGATCAAGGTGGTGGCCCGGGTGGCCCTTTTGGACCTCCCGGAAGTACTACGGAAACCCAATCTATAAATGATCAAATTTGGCGAGTTAAATTGGAGGGCAGCTATCCTGTTTCAAGCAGTGTTTCTGCATTTATATCTGCTGAGCGCTCTTTGTATCAATCTTCATCCATTAGTGATGGTATTGCAGATATTCAAGTTTCAGGCGGAATACGCTTCTCACTGACTCCAAATTTAAATGCCTCCCGAAAACAAATAGTTGATCCCATTTGGACTAAAGAAGCTGATCAATATACAGTAAGCATAAAATATAGAGGGAACGGTAATTTATACTTAGTAGGAGATTTTAATAACTGGGAAAAACCCGGTATTCCTCTTCGTGAAGAATCAAAAAACACTTATAAAACCAACTTAAAGATGGAACCAGGCGTTTATGAATACCGGGTGTTGGTTATAAACGGTTCTGATGAAAAATGGCTGAAATTT
- a CDS encoding isoamylase early set domain-containing protein — translation MDKQELLRKYLDEELTPAEEQEALHMIADDEELRSALRFDLFLRQTFSGNEFSKETFEVPEYFSSKVMSEIEQRETRDVIESSLSRLKDMITGWLEPLFTPRSFQLRPAFAFFVLALLLLSPALPYYFMQNESGEISQMENNFETQTVADTEEMVWVRFVYVNDNAESISIAGDFNNWDPDALTKQQVNGQNVWTGFFSMPRGEHKYMFVVNGEKWVTDPLANMYQDDGFGNKNAVIYL, via the coding sequence ATGGATAAGCAAGAACTACTTAGAAAATATCTTGATGAAGAATTGACTCCGGCGGAGGAACAAGAAGCACTTCATATGATTGCTGACGATGAAGAATTAAGATCTGCCTTGCGTTTCGATTTATTTCTCCGGCAAACATTCTCTGGCAATGAGTTTTCTAAAGAGACTTTTGAGGTACCTGAATATTTTTCCAGTAAAGTAATGTCAGAGATAGAACAAAGAGAAACAAGGGACGTGATTGAGTCTTCCCTGTCTCGATTAAAAGATATGATTACAGGCTGGCTTGAACCTTTGTTCACTCCCCGGTCTTTTCAACTAAGACCTGCCTTCGCTTTTTTTGTTTTAGCCCTGTTACTTCTCAGCCCCGCGCTACCATATTATTTCATGCAAAATGAATCCGGAGAGATTTCTCAAATGGAAAACAATTTTGAGACACAAACAGTAGCTGACACAGAAGAAATGGTTTGGGTTCGCTTTGTTTATGTGAATGATAACGCAGAAAGTATTTCCATAGCCGGCGACTTTAATAATTGGGATCCTGATGCCCTAACTAAACAACAGGTCAACGGTCAAAATGTTTGGACAGGTTTCTTCTCTATGCCAAGAGGAGAACATAAATACATGTTTGTTGTAAATGGCGAAAAATGGGTAACAGACCCCCTTGCCAATATGTATCAGGATGATGGTTTTGGGAATAAAAACGCCGTTATATATCTATGA
- a CDS encoding RNA polymerase sigma factor: MDNFEASDKQTVEEVLEGNRKAYSRLVNKHAPMVFHVVRRFIKTEDEVEELAQQIFVKTYERLETFDGKSKFSSWLYVISMNHCRDYVKNVRRKNKNFSEMESHELRDTLGHTVTPDHEMENKETNLILYEGLVSITPDYAEAFLMKYRDGLSYKEISEQLNVTVNALKQRVHRARAELREFMNTKMV, translated from the coding sequence ATGGATAATTTTGAGGCTTCAGATAAACAAACTGTGGAAGAAGTTTTGGAAGGTAACCGCAAAGCTTACTCTCGGCTTGTTAACAAACATGCTCCCATGGTATTTCATGTTGTCCGAAGGTTTATAAAAACCGAAGATGAAGTGGAAGAACTGGCCCAGCAAATTTTTGTTAAGACCTATGAACGGCTTGAGACATTTGATGGGAAATCAAAATTCTCATCATGGCTTTATGTTATCAGCATGAATCATTGCCGTGATTATGTTAAAAACGTTAGAAGAAAAAATAAAAATTTTAGTGAAATGGAAAGTCATGAACTCCGTGATACGTTGGGACACACAGTTACTCCGGATCACGAAATGGAGAATAAAGAGACGAACCTCATTCTTTATGAAGGTTTGGTTTCAATCACTCCTGATTATGCAGAAGCTTTTTTGATGAAATATCGTGATGGACTTTCTTATAAAGAAATATCGGAGCAACTGAATGTAACGGTAAATGCCCTAAAACAACGAGTTCACCGGGCTAGAGCAGAATTAAGAGAATTCATGAATACAAAAATGGTTTGA
- a CDS encoding DUF883 C-terminal domain-containing protein: protein MTASKKDSKPQKNSRTKKDIEETIYDTTEALQNKAEQTYDVLLDRLKYERDGLERELRHEYRNARRYVRAHPEQGLGIAFMAGLVLGALLTRSGK from the coding sequence ATGACTGCTTCAAAAAAAGATTCTAAACCCCAAAAAAATTCCCGAACTAAAAAAGATATCGAGGAAACCATTTACGATACTACTGAGGCTCTGCAAAATAAAGCCGAACAAACATATGATGTATTGCTTGATCGTTTAAAGTACGAACGAGATGGTTTGGAGCGTGAGCTCAGGCATGAATACAGAAATGCACGGCGTTATGTACGGGCACACCCGGAACAGGGGTTAGGTATAGCCTTTATGGCCGGATTGGTACTAGGGGCATTACTTACCAGAAGCGGTAAATAA
- the prfB gene encoding peptide chain release factor 2 (programmed frameshift) — translation MAINTDHLNELYERINALRRYLDYDKRKVRIIELTEQTQDPDFWNDPAKAQSVMKELDHEKSLVEGWDNLNDLRESINVFLEFQEMGEDVKSDLEAEYKKLEKALEEMELRNMLSGPDDHRDAIVNFNPGAGGTESQDWAEMLYRMYTRWAEKAGFKISVVDYQDGDVAGLKSATIEVQGDNAYGFLKAESGVHRLVRVSPFDSNARRHTSFCSVFVAPLIDDTIEVNINESEVELQRFHSSGAGGQNVNKVETGVRLVWEGELSDGRKERVVAECQQERSQLQNREKAMVLLKSRIYELEKEIQEAEKAKLEGSKSKNEWGSQIRSYVFDDQRVKDHRTNYETSDVSGVMDGDLDEFIKAYLLEDAKV, via the exons ATGGCAATAAATACAGATCACTTAAATGAACTCTATGAGCGGATTAATGCGCTCAGGAGGTATCTT GACTACGATAAACGTAAAGTCCGAATAATAGAACTTACCGAACAAACCCAGGATCCTGATTTTTGGAATGATCCTGCCAAGGCTCAGTCTGTCATGAAGGAGCTGGACCATGAGAAAAGCCTGGTTGAAGGCTGGGATAACCTGAACGATCTTCGAGAAAGCATAAATGTATTCCTGGAGTTTCAGGAAATGGGAGAAGATGTAAAATCCGATTTGGAGGCCGAATACAAAAAGCTTGAGAAAGCTCTGGAGGAAATGGAGCTTCGAAACATGCTTAGCGGCCCCGATGATCATCGCGATGCTATAGTGAATTTCAATCCGGGAGCAGGGGGGACGGAAAGCCAGGATTGGGCTGAAATGCTCTATCGGATGTACACCCGGTGGGCAGAAAAGGCTGGATTCAAAATATCAGTGGTCGATTATCAAGATGGAGATGTCGCCGGGCTAAAAAGTGCCACCATTGAGGTGCAAGGTGATAATGCCTATGGCTTTTTGAAAGCTGAAAGCGGAGTTCACCGCCTTGTTCGTGTTTCTCCTTTTGATAGTAATGCACGTCGGCACACCTCATTTTGCTCCGTTTTTGTCGCTCCTTTGATTGATGACACGATTGAAGTTAACATCAATGAAAGTGAAGTTGAATTACAGCGGTTTCACTCGAGCGGTGCAGGAGGGCAGAATGTAAATAAAGTGGAAACCGGGGTTCGCCTGGTTTGGGAAGGGGAACTTTCGGACGGGCGTAAGGAACGCGTGGTTGCTGAATGTCAGCAAGAGCGTTCCCAGCTTCAGAACCGTGAAAAAGCGATGGTATTGCTGAAATCCCGTATTTATGAGCTTGAAAAAGAGATTCAGGAAGCAGAAAAAGCTAAACTTGAGGGCTCAAAAAGCAAAAATGAATGGGGTTCACAAATTCGAAGCTATGTGTTTGATGACCAACGGGTGAAAGATCATCGTACTAATTATGAAACCAGTGATGTAAGCGGTGTAATGGATGGAGATTTGGACGAATTTATAAAAGCCTATCTCCTGGAAGATGCCAAAGTTTAA
- the nadB gene encoding L-aspartate oxidase, whose protein sequence is MPKFNFDFLVIGSGIAGLTFALKAAEYGSVAIVTKKEVMEANTSYAQGGVAGVLSKHDSFEKHIEDTLEAGAGLCNCKAVELVVTEGPRLILELMDYGVKFSKKNGELDLGREGGHSENRIVHAADATGFEIESVMVNKAKNHPNIEIFEYHFAMELLTEHHLGAKVKELDKIHCFGAYVLDERSDTVHKMLSKVTVLASGGAGEVYEHTTNPAVATGDGIAMAYRAKARIENMEFVQFHPTSLAISEADSFLISEAVRGFGGILRNASGEAFMSKYDRRKELAPRDIVARAIDDQLKKRGEDHVFLDVTHLDAKVIKEKFPMIYETCLTYGIDITRQQIPVVPAMHYTCGGVATDLEGQTSIEQLFACGEVACTGLHGANRLASNSLLESLVFAEQAVNKSIKLLENADFRNDIPEWDESGTVNTEEWILVSHNRRELRQVMWNYVGIVRSNFRLERAKRRTKLLFQETEDFYQRTKVNVPLCELRNLVCVGYLIVRSAIRRKESRGLHFNTDYPNLSENKITTVI, encoded by the coding sequence ATGCCAAAGTTTAATTTTGACTTCCTCGTGATCGGCAGTGGTATTGCCGGCCTTACTTTTGCTTTAAAAGCCGCAGAATATGGAAGCGTAGCCATAGTAACTAAAAAAGAGGTTATGGAGGCTAACACTTCGTATGCTCAGGGAGGGGTTGCCGGTGTACTTTCCAAACATGATTCATTTGAAAAACATATTGAAGATACCCTGGAAGCCGGTGCCGGATTATGTAACTGTAAGGCTGTTGAATTGGTGGTTACAGAAGGTCCGAGACTTATTCTTGAATTGATGGACTACGGGGTTAAGTTTTCAAAGAAAAATGGAGAGCTGGACTTAGGCCGGGAAGGGGGGCATTCTGAAAACCGTATCGTACACGCTGCTGACGCCACCGGTTTTGAGATAGAATCAGTTATGGTGAATAAAGCTAAAAATCACCCTAACATTGAGATATTTGAATATCATTTTGCTATGGAGCTGCTTACCGAGCATCATTTGGGAGCAAAGGTCAAGGAACTTGATAAAATTCATTGCTTTGGAGCCTACGTCTTGGATGAACGCTCAGATACAGTTCATAAGATGTTGTCTAAAGTAACGGTATTGGCTTCAGGAGGGGCCGGAGAAGTCTACGAACATACCACGAACCCGGCAGTGGCAACAGGCGATGGTATCGCCATGGCATATAGGGCGAAAGCTCGAATAGAAAATATGGAATTTGTGCAATTTCATCCTACCAGTTTAGCTATTTCGGAAGCAGATTCTTTTTTGATTTCAGAGGCTGTACGTGGTTTTGGGGGCATTTTGAGAAATGCATCCGGAGAGGCTTTTATGTCAAAATATGACAGGCGGAAAGAATTGGCTCCCCGGGATATTGTGGCTCGAGCTATCGATGATCAACTCAAAAAACGAGGTGAGGATCATGTTTTCCTGGATGTCACTCATTTGGATGCAAAAGTAATTAAAGAGAAGTTTCCTATGATATATGAAACTTGTCTAACATATGGGATTGATATTACCAGGCAACAAATACCGGTGGTCCCGGCTATGCATTATACCTGCGGTGGAGTGGCTACTGATTTAGAGGGGCAAACTTCCATAGAACAACTTTTTGCTTGTGGTGAGGTTGCTTGTACAGGATTACATGGTGCTAATCGCCTGGCATCAAACAGTTTATTGGAGTCATTGGTTTTTGCAGAACAAGCAGTAAATAAATCGATCAAATTACTGGAGAATGCAGATTTCAGGAATGATATTCCTGAGTGGGATGAAAGCGGAACAGTAAATACCGAAGAATGGATTTTGGTTTCTCATAATCGCCGGGAATTACGTCAGGTGATGTGGAATTATGTTGGAATAGTCAGAAGCAATTTCCGGCTGGAAAGGGCAAAACGGAGAACAAAATTATTATTTCAGGAAACAGAGGATTTTTATCAGCGCACAAAAGTTAATGTCCCGCTATGTGAATTACGTAATTTAGTGTGTGTGGGATATTTGATTGTCCGTTCAGCCATCCGGCGTAAGGAGAGCCGGGGACTACATTTTAATACTGATTATCCGAATCTTTCAGAGAATAAGATAACAACAGTGATTTAA
- the coaE gene encoding dephospho-CoA kinase (Dephospho-CoA kinase (CoaE) performs the final step in coenzyme A biosynthesis.) yields the protein MIKVGITGGIGSGKTTFCKEWEKLGAFVLYADDFAKQLMNEDKELKKKIMSAFGDRAYDRDGNINRDYLAKEAFEKGRVQELNDLVHPVLRARTKELAVKKEKEGIEVFAKEAAVLLNNGRPEELDFVVLLLADESRRIERTVERDESSEPLVKNRISRQPDFNQLIHLADFIVTNNENLQKLKLKAVEIFKEVKKSA from the coding sequence ATGATCAAGGTAGGTATAACAGGGGGAATCGGTTCCGGAAAAACCACTTTTTGTAAGGAGTGGGAAAAACTGGGCGCATTTGTGCTTTATGCAGATGATTTCGCCAAACAGTTGATGAATGAGGATAAAGAGCTAAAAAAGAAAATCATGTCTGCTTTTGGTGATAGAGCGTATGATAGAGACGGTAATATAAATCGTGATTATTTGGCTAAAGAAGCCTTTGAAAAGGGGAGGGTGCAAGAGCTTAATGATTTGGTTCATCCGGTTTTGAGGGCTCGAACCAAGGAGTTAGCTGTAAAAAAAGAAAAAGAGGGGATTGAAGTTTTTGCTAAAGAAGCAGCGGTTCTGCTTAATAATGGCCGGCCAGAAGAACTTGATTTCGTGGTTCTTCTTCTTGCTGATGAATCCCGAAGAATAGAACGAACCGTTGAAAGAGATGAGTCTTCAGAACCTTTGGTAAAAAACCGAATTTCCCGGCAACCTGACTTTAACCAACTTATTCATTTAGCCGATTTTATAGTTACAAATAATGAAAACCTGCAAAAATTAAAGCTCAAAGCTGTTGAAATATTTAAAGAGGTCAAGAAAAGTGCATAA
- the fbp gene encoding class 1 fructose-bisphosphatase, with amino-acid sequence MVSKSNSRLETLEEYIIQSQNRFPGATGELSQLLRDIGLAAKIISREVNKAGITNILGVDGSTNIHGEAVKKLDIFADQQLISALDRSLITCMVISEENDGIVKLSSKGGKYIVYLDPLDGSSNIDVNVSIGSIFSVYMREARFNSVLKESDALQPGVRQVAAGYVLYGSSTILAYTTGLGVSVFTLDPSIGEFILSDREIMMPDHGSIYSINEGSYNSWDLGLKKYIKYCQEDDPETGRPYSARYIGSMVADIHRTLIKGGIFIYPHSKRYPSGKLRLMYECNPLSFIIEQAGGMATDGHKRIMEIEPEAIHEQTPIYIGSKENVQKVMDFLEKYSAVEQ; translated from the coding sequence ATGGTGAGCAAAAGTAATTCGAGATTAGAAACTTTAGAAGAATATATTATACAATCTCAAAATAGGTTTCCCGGGGCAACAGGAGAGCTTTCTCAGTTACTCAGAGATATCGGTTTGGCAGCGAAAATTATTTCCCGTGAAGTAAATAAAGCCGGTATAACGAATATTTTAGGCGTTGATGGGTCAACAAATATCCATGGAGAAGCAGTAAAAAAACTCGATATTTTTGCCGATCAACAACTTATTTCTGCACTTGATCGTTCTTTAATTACTTGCATGGTCATATCTGAAGAGAATGATGGCATCGTAAAATTAAGCAGCAAAGGCGGGAAGTATATTGTTTACTTGGATCCTTTAGACGGTTCCTCAAATATCGATGTCAATGTTTCAATAGGGAGTATTTTTTCTGTTTATATGCGGGAAGCGCGCTTTAATTCGGTACTTAAAGAGTCTGATGCACTACAACCTGGAGTTCGTCAGGTGGCGGCCGGCTATGTACTTTATGGTTCCAGTACCATACTTGCCTACACTACAGGTTTGGGGGTTTCCGTTTTTACACTCGACCCAAGTATTGGAGAATTCATATTAAGTGACCGTGAAATTATGATGCCCGATCATGGAAGTATCTACAGCATTAATGAGGGAAGTTATAATTCCTGGGATCTGGGATTAAAGAAATATATCAAATATTGCCAGGAAGATGATCCGGAAACCGGGCGGCCCTATTCTGCAAGGTACATTGGTTCCATGGTAGCCGATATTCACAGGACTTTAATTAAGGGGGGGATATTTATTTATCCGCACAGTAAAAGGTACCCAAGCGGAAAACTACGGCTTATGTACGAGTGCAATCCCCTTAGCTTTATCATTGAACAGGCTGGGGGAATGGCAACTGACGGTCATAAACGGATTATGGAGATAGAACCTGAGGCCATTCATGAACAAACTCCAATTTACATCGGTTCAAAAGAAAATGTTCAGAAAGTGATGGATTTCCTGGAAAAGTATTCTGCAGTGGAGCAATAA
- a CDS encoding DUF192 domain-containing protein: protein MKSTINLLIAVVITTGFLFSCGNKNSKDNQKTNQGRQLEITTEVTFINSEGNEMSTIRAAVADEQQERNQGLMDVNEMPADAGMLFIFPEEEELSFYMANTPLPLDIMFVNKDSMIVRIHHNTTPFSSEQLLSEEPAKYVVETNAGYAVSHDIQEGMRIRF, encoded by the coding sequence ATGAAGTCTACTATTAACTTATTGATTGCCGTGGTAATTACTACCGGTTTTCTTTTTTCATGTGGCAACAAAAATTCCAAAGATAATCAGAAAACAAATCAAGGGCGTCAGCTTGAAATAACAACAGAGGTTACATTCATAAATAGTGAAGGAAATGAAATGTCTACTATCCGGGCTGCGGTAGCTGATGAACAACAGGAACGCAATCAAGGTTTAATGGATGTGAATGAAATGCCGGCTGATGCCGGAATGCTTTTTATATTCCCGGAAGAAGAAGAGCTAAGTTTTTATATGGCCAACACTCCCCTCCCCTTAGACATCATGTTTGTGAATAAAGACAGCATGATTGTCCGTATTCATCATAATACCACCCCATTTAGCAGCGAACAGCTCCTTTCCGAAGAACCGGCTAAGTATGTAGTTGAAACCAATGCGGGGTATGCTGTCTCTCATGACATTCAGGAAGGGATGAGGATTCGATTTTAA
- a CDS encoding ribosome maturation factor: MQIDIIQNIKDLAEPLAEEHNLFIVDVELKTGGGQNEVWVLLDNEDGGVSIDHCSEISKELGFLIEAHELFDNKYRLNVSSPGLSRPLSDKRQYKKNEGRVATVKFKNTAGEYKKIEGVITGILEDTVAITDEEEVETQIPFEAIVETKIIPVI; the protein is encoded by the coding sequence ATGCAAATAGATATCATACAAAATATTAAGGACTTAGCGGAACCTCTGGCTGAAGAGCATAATCTCTTTATTGTAGATGTGGAGCTTAAAACCGGAGGGGGACAAAACGAAGTTTGGGTTTTGCTTGATAATGAAGATGGCGGTGTAAGCATCGATCATTGTTCAGAAATCAGTAAAGAACTTGGTTTTTTGATTGAGGCCCACGAATTGTTTGATAATAAATATCGTCTGAATGTTTCATCACCGGGGCTTAGCCGTCCATTAAGTGATAAACGACAATACAAAAAAAATGAAGGTCGTGTTGCAACTGTCAAATTCAAAAATACAGCCGGTGAATATAAAAAGATTGAAGGCGTTATCACCGGTATACTGGAAGATACAGTTGCCATTACGGATGAAGAAGAAGTAGAAACTCAGATTCCCTTTGAAGCAATCGTTGAAACCAAAATCATTCCCGTAATTTAA
- the nusA gene encoding transcription termination factor NusA: protein MQNELSKQIISSFAEIAHEKGIDRDMLLSILEDVFRTMIRKKYESDEAFEVILNADRGEIQILHVQEVVPADELTDKVAEISLEDAQKVDPDIELYDELAQEIQITDFGRRAVTMARQQLAQRIREIEKDNIYEDYTDRVGEIILGDVYQVRQNKDILVNHNGVELLLPKSEQIYKDRYRKGDTIRAVVTGVHMRNGNPTVIISRTSELFLERLFENEIPEVFDGIIELVRIARSPGDRSKVAVLSHDERVDPVGACVGMKGIRIHAIVRELQNENIDVINFTPDKIEFIKRALQPAEVLKVELDEASRHANVLVPADEVSKAIGKGGVNIRLASKLAEVEIDVYREVEEEDDIDIDEFTVDFGEEVIQMLHDIGCDTARAVLELNAEELVSRTNEEIDPELAEKIMSVIAYEFEDEA from the coding sequence ATGCAGAACGAATTATCAAAACAGATTATCTCCTCATTTGCAGAGATTGCACATGAGAAAGGCATTGATCGCGATATGCTTCTTTCTATTTTAGAAGATGTTTTTCGCACCATGATCCGTAAAAAATATGAGTCCGATGAAGCCTTTGAGGTGATCTTAAATGCAGACCGGGGAGAAATACAGATATTACATGTACAAGAAGTTGTGCCTGCGGATGAGCTTACGGATAAAGTAGCTGAGATATCGTTAGAGGATGCTCAAAAAGTAGACCCGGATATTGAACTTTATGATGAATTGGCCCAGGAAATTCAAATCACGGATTTTGGCCGGCGTGCAGTTACTATGGCTCGTCAGCAATTGGCTCAGCGTATCAGGGAAATTGAGAAGGACAATATTTACGAAGATTACACGGACAGGGTGGGTGAAATCATCCTGGGTGATGTATACCAGGTTCGTCAGAACAAAGACATCCTTGTAAATCACAACGGTGTAGAGTTACTGCTTCCAAAAAGCGAGCAAATTTATAAAGACCGTTACCGTAAAGGCGATACTATTAGAGCTGTTGTTACCGGTGTCCACATGCGGAATGGTAATCCTACTGTGATTATTTCAAGAACATCTGAGTTATTTCTGGAAAGACTCTTTGAAAATGAAATACCGGAAGTGTTTGATGGAATTATTGAATTAGTAAGAATTGCACGCTCTCCGGGCGATCGGTCCAAAGTAGCGGTTTTATCTCATGATGAAAGAGTTGATCCTGTAGGTGCTTGTGTAGGGATGAAAGGTATTCGAATTCACGCCATAGTTCGTGAACTTCAAAATGAAAATATCGATGTGATTAATTTCACGCCTGATAAAATTGAATTCATTAAACGAGCCCTGCAACCTGCCGAAGTATTAAAGGTAGAACTGGACGAAGCTTCCAGGCATGCCAATGTGTTAGTGCCGGCTGATGAGGTTTCTAAAGCCATTGGTAAAGGAGGGGTAAACATTCGTCTCGCTTCCAAACTTGCTGAAGTAGAAATTGATGTATATCGGGAAGTAGAGGAAGAAGACGATATTGATATTGATGAATTTACCGTAGATTTCGGTGAAGAAGTAATTCAAATGCTTCATGACATCGGGTGTGATACTGCTCGTGCCGTACTTGAATTGAACGCCGAAGAATTAGTTAGTAGAACGAACGAAGAAATAGATCCCGAGCTTGCAGAGAAAATTATGAGTGTAATTGCATACGAATTTGAGGACGAGGCTTAA